The proteins below are encoded in one region of Longimicrobium sp.:
- a CDS encoding addiction module protein encodes MTNPLPELLKLSVAERIQLVEDIWDSIAAEPEAVPLSDELREELDARLADQAANPGVGKPWSEVKARLLGSR; translated from the coding sequence ATGACGAATCCTCTTCCCGAGCTTCTCAAGCTGAGTGTGGCTGAACGCATTCAGCTCGTGGAAGACATATGGGACAGCATCGCGGCTGAACCCGAGGCTGTGCCGCTGTCGGATGAACTTCGCGAGGAGCTGGATGCCCGGCTGGCGGATCAGGCCGCCAATCCGGGCGTGGGTAAGCCTTGGTCCGAGGTGAAGGCGCGGCTGCTGGGGAGCCGGTGA